One Alteromonas sp. KC3 DNA segment encodes these proteins:
- a CDS encoding LacI family DNA-binding transcriptional regulator, with the protein MATIKDIAQAAGVSLATVSRVINNGPKVGDETRQRVKKIMEEMGYRPNANARALVTKRSASLGVVIAELHDPFFAMLAHGVESITRKNNVQILLSAGSIEKETELRAIETLLEHRVEAMVVHSKALDDATLIDFANQVPGFVLINRYIPQIANRCVWLDNVTGGRLMAEYAINQGHQHLAVISSQYRIDDPNHRLEGIHNAVKEANLTLPESMVEYATPDQEGGELAMQNLLATGAKFTAVLAYNDAMASGAMTMLQDHGIAVPEQVSVMGYDDVLLAKYCRPKLTTLRYPVEMMAAKAAELALKYASGSKPEEGLTFKYTPTVVKRDSVVRV; encoded by the coding sequence ATGGCAACAATAAAAGACATAGCCCAAGCTGCAGGTGTGTCATTAGCTACCGTATCCCGGGTTATTAATAATGGTCCAAAGGTAGGTGACGAGACTCGCCAACGCGTAAAAAAAATAATGGAAGAAATGGGCTACCGCCCTAATGCCAATGCAAGGGCTTTGGTTACAAAGCGCAGTGCGTCATTAGGCGTAGTTATTGCGGAATTGCACGATCCTTTCTTTGCGATGCTTGCTCATGGTGTGGAATCAATCACGCGCAAGAACAACGTACAAATACTGTTGAGTGCGGGCTCGATTGAAAAGGAAACAGAGCTGCGAGCAATTGAAACACTTCTAGAACACCGCGTTGAGGCTATGGTTGTACACAGTAAAGCACTGGATGACGCTACCCTTATTGATTTTGCCAATCAGGTACCGGGTTTTGTGCTAATTAACCGATACATCCCACAAATAGCTAATCGCTGTGTGTGGCTGGATAATGTTACAGGCGGACGACTTATGGCGGAATACGCCATTAATCAGGGCCACCAGCATTTAGCAGTGATCAGCAGTCAATATCGCATTGACGACCCTAATCACAGACTAGAAGGCATTCATAACGCGGTTAAAGAAGCCAACCTGACATTGCCCGAAAGTATGGTGGAATACGCCACGCCTGACCAAGAAGGTGGTGAATTGGCTATGCAGAACTTACTTGCTACAGGAGCTAAGTTTACCGCAGTATTGGCCTACAATGATGCTATGGCATCAGGCGCAATGACAATGCTTCAAGACCATGGCATTGCAGTACCGGAGCAAGTTTCAGTGATGGGGTATGATGACGTATTACTAGCCAAATATTGTCGACCCAAACTCACGACGTTGCGATACCCTGTTGAAATGATGGCTGCCAAGGCCGCGGAACTTGCGCTCAAATACGCTTCAGGTAGTAAACCGGAAGAAGGGCTGACAT
- a CDS encoding aldose epimerase family protein yields the protein MNIEISNFGEIDGVLVKEFTLTNANDMQVKLLNYGGIIKDIILTDNVGKRKHCVQSFDSLDEYIDDPSYRGAIVGRYANRIGNAEFWLEGKHYVLDKNGGEHNLHGGLAGFHKKVWEAAVDKTDERISVLLTLSSPDGEGGFPGNVEVKACYTLTNDDILSLEITATSDKATPLSFTQHAYFTLSNDNHVGSTLLQIDADKVTDADTTLLPTGTFIDVADTAFDFRRLTKIHERATSQDPIPLFQMVGGYDHNYVLRNAEQDVPQARVKALDTGINMALYTSLPGLQFYTGSLQTEQQLGALCLEPQHFPDAPNKPHFPSSIVYPGQVVQMSMRYEFSVGD from the coding sequence ATGAATATAGAGATTTCAAATTTTGGTGAAATAGATGGGGTATTGGTGAAGGAGTTCACCCTAACTAACGCCAATGATATGCAAGTAAAACTGTTGAATTACGGCGGCATAATCAAAGACATCATCTTGACCGACAATGTGGGGAAACGAAAACATTGTGTTCAGTCTTTTGACTCTCTTGATGAATACATTGATGACCCAAGTTACCGCGGTGCCATTGTCGGACGCTACGCAAACCGCATCGGAAACGCGGAGTTTTGGCTAGAGGGGAAACACTACGTACTTGATAAAAACGGTGGCGAGCACAATCTCCACGGCGGTCTTGCAGGTTTTCATAAAAAAGTATGGGAAGCGGCTGTTGATAAAACTGACGAGCGAATAAGTGTATTGCTAACACTCAGTAGCCCTGATGGTGAAGGGGGATTTCCTGGCAACGTTGAAGTAAAGGCATGTTATACGTTAACGAATGACGATATTCTGTCGTTGGAAATCACCGCCACATCAGACAAAGCAACGCCGCTCAGCTTTACACAGCACGCTTATTTTACATTAAGTAATGACAATCACGTGGGCTCAACATTGCTACAAATTGATGCAGATAAAGTCACTGATGCTGATACTACTTTACTACCTACAGGCACGTTTATAGACGTGGCTGACACGGCGTTCGATTTTAGACGGTTGACGAAGATCCACGAAAGAGCGACTAGCCAAGACCCCATCCCACTATTTCAAATGGTGGGTGGTTACGACCATAATTATGTGCTGCGCAACGCTGAACAAGACGTACCACAAGCTCGCGTTAAAGCGCTAGATACAGGAATTAATATGGCGTTATACACATCGCTGCCTGGATTGCAGTTTTACACAGGAAGCTTACAAACAGAGCAACAACTCGGTGCGTTGTGCTTAGAACCACAGCATTTTCCTGACGCACCAAACAAACCTCACTTTCCAAGTAGTATTGTTTATCCAGGTCAAGTGGTGCAGATGTCGATGCGCTATGAGTTCTCTGTTGGCGATTAA
- a CDS encoding UDP-glucose--hexose-1-phosphate uridylyltransferase → MGTPFDPTNDPHRRFNPLLGEWVLVSPHRAKRPWQGQSEEPNNEQKPSYDESCYLCPGNTRVNGEVNPTYTGTFVFENDFAALKKDTEVTSEKKGLFQFETEQGCSRVICFSPDHSKTLPELTDEERAEVVACWQAQTKELGESYRWVQVFENKGAMMGCSNPHPHGQVWAQQHLPTDPAKKLVQLKQYYADNNTPLLADYAEQEVAKQERVVCQNDDWVVVVPYWAAWPFETLLLPRFNVQSMPELNKEQAFSLAQIIGDITAKYDNLFETSFPYSMGWHSAPFDNEAHPEWTLHAHFFPPLLRSASVRKFMVGYEMMAEAQRDLTPEQAADRLKALSTVHYKKRENANG, encoded by the coding sequence ATGGGAACGCCATTTGATCCTACTAATGATCCGCACCGTCGATTTAACCCGTTACTGGGTGAATGGGTGTTGGTGTCACCGCATCGTGCAAAACGCCCTTGGCAGGGTCAATCTGAAGAACCAAACAACGAGCAAAAACCGTCTTACGATGAATCCTGTTATTTATGCCCAGGTAATACTCGGGTAAACGGTGAAGTAAATCCGACCTATACAGGGACTTTTGTTTTCGAAAACGATTTTGCCGCACTTAAGAAAGACACTGAGGTTACCAGTGAAAAGAAAGGGCTCTTTCAGTTCGAAACAGAGCAGGGATGTAGCCGCGTTATTTGCTTTTCTCCTGATCACAGCAAAACACTTCCCGAACTTACAGACGAAGAGCGCGCAGAAGTTGTTGCTTGCTGGCAAGCACAAACCAAAGAATTAGGCGAAAGCTATCGCTGGGTGCAAGTTTTCGAAAATAAAGGCGCTATGATGGGGTGTTCGAATCCACACCCTCATGGGCAGGTTTGGGCACAACAGCACTTGCCTACTGACCCTGCTAAAAAGCTTGTCCAACTAAAGCAGTATTATGCAGATAATAATACGCCGCTTTTAGCCGATTACGCCGAACAGGAAGTGGCTAAACAAGAGCGTGTTGTTTGCCAAAATGATGATTGGGTTGTTGTTGTACCTTATTGGGCCGCCTGGCCATTTGAAACCTTATTACTACCGCGTTTTAACGTGCAGTCGATGCCCGAACTAAACAAGGAACAGGCTTTTTCACTGGCGCAAATCATCGGTGATATCACCGCGAAATATGACAACTTGTTTGAAACTTCTTTCCCTTATTCAATGGGCTGGCACAGTGCGCCATTTGACAATGAAGCACACCCAGAGTGGACACTACATGCGCATTTCTTTCCACCGCTTTTGCGTTCGGCAAGCGTTCGCAAGTTTATGGTTGGCTATGAAATGATGGCCGAAGCACAGCGTGACCTAACCCCAGAGCAAGCAGCAGACAGACTTAAAGCACTTTCAACTGTGCACTATAAAAAACGTGAGAATGCGAATGGATAA
- the galK gene encoding galactokinase: MDNQTLSSTFQQYYGEAPTLVAHAPGRVNLIGEHTDYNEGFVFPAAINFGTWVAASKRGDNEISVTAMDYDNQQNQFALSDIQYDEEQGWANYVRGVVKVLKESMPDFGGANLLVTGNVPQGAGLSSSASFEVAILKAISALYELPLDGVKAALLGQKAENTFVGCSCGIMDQLISAMGNEGMAMLLDCQSLAIEHSPLPDSHQIVIINSNVKRGLVDSEYNLRRQQCEQGASLLGVASLREANIDMLETAKAHMPEVVYRRARHIITENARTLKASQALKTGDIETVSKAMAESHVSMRDDFEITVRPIDYLVEIIDEVLGTSGGVRMTGGGFGGCVVALAPTDKVEAVKQVVANKYFDETGYNADIYVCTATQGAFA, translated from the coding sequence ATGGATAACCAAACACTATCTTCAACTTTTCAGCAATATTACGGCGAAGCGCCGACGCTTGTTGCCCATGCACCGGGACGTGTAAACCTTATTGGTGAACACACCGATTATAACGAAGGTTTTGTTTTTCCTGCTGCGATTAACTTCGGCACTTGGGTTGCTGCCTCAAAACGCGGTGATAACGAAATTAGTGTTACCGCAATGGACTATGATAATCAGCAAAACCAGTTTGCGTTGTCAGATATTCAGTATGACGAAGAGCAAGGTTGGGCTAACTATGTTCGCGGTGTGGTTAAAGTACTTAAAGAAAGCATGCCTGATTTTGGCGGTGCTAATTTACTGGTAACGGGCAATGTGCCGCAAGGTGCCGGTCTTAGTTCCTCGGCGTCGTTTGAAGTAGCAATACTCAAAGCAATCAGTGCATTGTACGAATTACCGCTTGATGGTGTTAAAGCGGCGTTGCTAGGCCAAAAAGCAGAGAATACGTTTGTTGGTTGTTCATGTGGCATTATGGACCAATTGATTTCTGCGATGGGCAATGAGGGCATGGCAATGCTTTTGGACTGCCAGTCTTTAGCGATTGAACACTCGCCACTACCTGATTCACACCAAATTGTGATTATCAATTCAAATGTAAAACGCGGTTTGGTAGACAGCGAATACAATTTGCGTCGCCAACAGTGTGAGCAGGGAGCGTCACTGTTAGGGGTAGCGTCGTTGCGAGAAGCTAACATTGACATGCTGGAAACAGCTAAAGCGCATATGCCTGAAGTAGTATACCGTCGTGCAAGACATATTATCACTGAAAATGCTCGCACGCTTAAAGCCAGCCAAGCGCTTAAAACCGGCGATATTGAGACCGTGAGCAAAGCCATGGCTGAGTCGCATGTTTCAATGCGAGATGATTTTGAAATTACTGTACGCCCTATTGATTACTTAGTAGAAATAATTGATGAAGTATTGGGGACGTCTGGTGGCGTGCGCATGACTGGTGGTGGTTTTGGTGGTTGCGTTGTTGCGCTGGCACCTACTGACAAGGTTGAAGCCGTTAAGCAAGTGGTCGCCAACAAATACTTTGATGAAACAGGGTATAACGCCGACATCTACGTTTGTACTGCTACTCAAGGTGCTTTCGCCTAA
- a CDS encoding sodium/sugar symporter encodes MKLASLDITLFVIYVVALIGIAWWVSREKQGHEKDTNDYFLAGSSLPWWAIGASLIAANISAEQIIGMSGSGYQLGLAIASYEWMAAITLLLVGKFFLPIFLKHKIYTMPQFLEQRYDHRVRKVMAIFWLGVYVFVNLTAVLWLGALAINTISGVDMMYGMMFLGLFSLAYSLYGGLKAVALTDIIQVVLLVFGGLFLSYTALNLISDGNGALQGFVDLTNKLPEKFDMILSKDNPHYMDLPGISVLIGGMWIMNLSYWGFNQYIIQRTLAAKSVQEAQKGIAFAAFLKLLMPLIVVLPGIAAVLIVPDLQKPDQAYPSLMTLMPVGLKGIIFAALVAAIVSSLASMTNSVSTIFTMDLYKDKRPNESQQHYVKVGRIVSFAALVIAMVVAKPLLGNFDQAFQYIQEFTGFFTPGICALFVLGMFWKKTTANGGLLAALGSFVLSIVFREFWPELPFIDRVGLVFLLCVGLAVVVSLFEKKGVSENAVDLNEVQFSTTTGFNVASLAVVLLTAAFYITWW; translated from the coding sequence ATGAAATTAGCATCATTAGATATCACGTTGTTTGTGATATACGTCGTCGCGCTTATTGGTATTGCGTGGTGGGTATCACGTGAAAAGCAGGGTCACGAAAAAGATACCAACGATTACTTTCTTGCAGGCTCAAGCCTTCCTTGGTGGGCAATTGGTGCATCGCTTATCGCTGCAAATATTTCGGCAGAGCAAATTATTGGGATGTCCGGCTCGGGCTATCAATTAGGTCTTGCGATAGCGTCCTATGAATGGATGGCTGCCATTACATTGCTATTAGTTGGTAAGTTCTTCCTACCCATATTTCTTAAGCATAAAATTTACACCATGCCGCAATTTTTAGAGCAGCGGTATGATCATCGTGTAAGAAAAGTGATGGCCATTTTCTGGTTAGGCGTTTATGTATTCGTAAACTTAACTGCCGTATTGTGGTTAGGCGCCTTAGCCATAAATACTATTTCTGGCGTAGACATGATGTATGGCATGATGTTCTTGGGCTTATTCTCACTGGCTTATTCGCTATATGGTGGACTTAAAGCGGTCGCACTGACAGATATTATTCAAGTTGTGCTATTGGTGTTTGGCGGACTGTTTTTATCATACACGGCGCTTAATCTCATTAGTGATGGTAATGGAGCGCTGCAAGGTTTTGTCGACTTAACCAATAAATTACCTGAAAAGTTCGATATGATTTTGTCGAAAGACAATCCGCACTATATGGACTTACCTGGTATTTCGGTATTGATTGGCGGCATGTGGATCATGAACCTTTCCTATTGGGGCTTTAACCAATATATCATTCAACGAACATTGGCAGCCAAAAGTGTGCAAGAAGCACAGAAAGGTATTGCGTTTGCGGCATTCCTGAAGCTACTTATGCCGCTTATCGTTGTGTTGCCAGGTATTGCAGCTGTGCTTATCGTACCTGACCTGCAAAAGCCTGACCAAGCCTATCCAAGTCTAATGACACTCATGCCAGTTGGCCTAAAAGGTATTATTTTCGCTGCGCTTGTTGCCGCAATTGTATCTTCACTAGCGTCAATGACTAACAGTGTCTCTACCATTTTTACTATGGATTTGTATAAAGATAAGCGTCCTAATGAATCGCAACAGCATTACGTGAAAGTAGGGCGAATTGTGAGTTTTGCGGCACTGGTTATTGCGATGGTGGTTGCGAAGCCACTGCTAGGTAATTTCGACCAGGCATTCCAATATATTCAAGAATTTACAGGTTTCTTTACACCTGGCATCTGTGCTTTATTCGTATTGGGCATGTTTTGGAAGAAGACCACTGCAAATGGCGGTCTTTTGGCTGCGCTGGGCTCATTTGTGCTAAGTATCGTGTTTAGAGAGTTTTGGCCAGAGTTGCCCTTCATCGACCGTGTAGGACTTGTTTTCTTGCTATGTGTAGGTTTAGCCGTGGTTGTCTCTTTGTTTGAGAAAAAAGGGGTAAGTGAAAACGCTGTTGACCTAAATGAAGTGCAGTTTAGTACCACTACTGGCTTTAACGTGGCGTCGCTTGCGGTTGTTCTGCTTACCGCAGCGTTCTATATTACGTGGTGGTAA
- a CDS encoding single-stranded DNA-binding protein, which produces MATKGVNKVILVGNLGNDPEVRYMPNGNAVANLSLATSESWKDQQGQVQERTEWHRLTMYRRLAEIAGEYLKKGSQIYVEGKLQTRKWQDQQGQDRYTTEIIVDQMQMLGGRGGEGGGGNGGYQRPQNNQGGYNQAPAQGGYNQAPQQGGGQQGGYNSNQGGGYNQAPQGGNQSQPKTPPMAEPDFDFDDDIPF; this is translated from the coding sequence ATGGCAACGAAAGGCGTTAATAAGGTTATTCTTGTTGGAAACCTTGGCAATGATCCTGAAGTTAGATACATGCCTAACGGAAACGCCGTTGCGAACTTAAGCCTTGCAACTAGCGAAAGCTGGAAAGATCAACAAGGTCAGGTTCAAGAGCGCACTGAGTGGCATCGCCTTACTATGTACCGTCGCTTAGCAGAAATTGCCGGAGAGTACCTGAAGAAGGGCTCACAGATTTACGTTGAAGGTAAATTGCAAACGCGTAAGTGGCAAGACCAGCAAGGTCAAGATCGCTACACAACTGAAATCATCGTAGATCAAATGCAAATGCTAGGTGGTCGCGGTGGTGAAGGTGGCGGCGGTAATGGTGGTTACCAGCGTCCTCAAAACAATCAAGGCGGTTACAACCAAGCACCTGCACAAGGCGGCTATAATCAAGCGCCGCAGCAAGGTGGTGGCCAACAAGGCGGTTACAACTCAAACCAAGGTGGTGGTTATAATCAAGCGCCTCAAGGTGGTAACCAGTCTCAGCCTAAGACACCACCAATGGCAGAGCCTGACTTCGATTTTGATGACGATATTCCGTTCTAA
- a CDS encoding alpha/beta hydrolase family protein, with the protein MKTLSLFFGASLLASTAATMPAFAAQNLYKPFPADVMPELSADGAYHVGVKTVEATYPQLVPDFVKGQAERSLMLEVWYPTKEETALTQYSDETRSGITFEVQANAYRDVAIAKTDTKYPVIVISHGYTGYRTLMHYLGEHLASHGYVVAAIDHTDSTNKDVNFAESPYSGFPSTLLNRAKDQVFTLNAITEHPFFKDSVDSEKAGVIGYSMGGYGAVSTVGGCYAFNDTTAATFTGTQDPAAVQLVKQALNTCAGGKESSDAVLPSWKAALALAPWGGQHQLFDVQSLNDIKVPVLYVAGDNDDISGYDGIRWLFDNTGNTHTKLLTVKNARHNVAPHPAPKEAYGSEFDLGSYIEPAWEVQKLNAINEHFALALMNCHVKQMPDYCEFLNVSGSSDQVPVGGETPAPWKGFDNRWALGLKMESKP; encoded by the coding sequence ATGAAAACGTTATCCCTGTTTTTTGGTGCAAGCCTGCTAGCGTCGACCGCCGCAACAATGCCTGCTTTTGCCGCTCAAAATCTCTACAAGCCCTTTCCTGCTGATGTTATGCCCGAGCTCAGTGCAGATGGTGCGTACCACGTTGGGGTTAAAACGGTTGAAGCTACCTACCCTCAGTTAGTGCCAGACTTTGTAAAAGGGCAGGCAGAACGAAGCCTTATGCTTGAGGTGTGGTACCCAACCAAAGAAGAAACTGCGCTTACACAATACAGTGACGAAACACGCAGCGGCATAACGTTTGAGGTGCAAGCTAACGCTTATCGCGATGTTGCTATAGCAAAGACAGACACCAAATATCCGGTCATCGTTATCTCTCATGGATATACAGGTTATCGCACGTTAATGCACTACCTTGGCGAACACTTAGCATCACATGGCTATGTGGTAGCTGCCATCGACCACACCGACTCAACTAACAAAGATGTTAACTTTGCTGAAAGCCCATATTCTGGTTTTCCAAGCACACTCCTTAACCGTGCTAAAGACCAAGTATTTACCCTAAATGCAATAACGGAACACCCATTTTTTAAAGACAGTGTGGATAGTGAAAAAGCAGGGGTGATCGGCTATTCCATGGGAGGATACGGCGCTGTAAGCACTGTTGGTGGGTGTTATGCATTTAATGATACCACCGCCGCTACTTTTACTGGCACACAAGACCCAGCCGCTGTCCAATTAGTGAAGCAGGCCTTAAATACGTGTGCTGGTGGAAAAGAGAGTAGTGATGCGGTACTGCCGTCGTGGAAGGCGGCCTTAGCACTAGCTCCGTGGGGTGGTCAGCATCAGTTATTTGATGTTCAGTCACTTAACGATATTAAGGTACCTGTTTTATACGTAGCAGGTGATAACGATGATATTTCGGGTTATGACGGTATCCGTTGGTTGTTTGATAATACGGGGAACACTCACACTAAACTCCTTACCGTTAAGAACGCGCGCCATAACGTAGCTCCTCATCCAGCACCTAAAGAAGCGTACGGTAGCGAATTTGATTTAGGCAGTTACATCGAGCCCGCTTGGGAAGTGCAGAAGCTTAATGCCATTAATGAACACTTTGCATTGGCACTTATGAACTGCCACGTAAAGCAAATGCCAGATTACTGTGAATTCTTAAACGTGTCGGGCAGCAGTGACCAAGTGCCTGTTGGTGGCGAAACACCTGCACCATGGAAAGGGTTTGACAATCGTTGGGCGCTCGGATTGAAGATGGAAAGCAAGCCGTAA
- a CDS encoding tetratricopeptide repeat protein, protein MNVKKVSSRLLCAAAVSIALTSAGAFALNNDSIKNTDSTSIEMLDARFKQGDYEFVIEALEDVKAKTPKQYNILISALMNIDLDDAEEVADEFVKNYNSDYRAYHTHANVMGAQASNSIFSALGYAEKAKQSLETAVTLAPDEVGVYQALMQFHLMAPSIAGGDMDEAEKLADKIATLDALEGQFAKAKFYLQDDQVDKAVEIYATLAQQNEAKIRANLELGTHYLTDERFQNAFETLSVLLNESVETVTDKESEQWEAYAENKSNLLYGKYRMGLLAVQSGEYTDSGITALEQYIEEYNTTSIETAHLPNMNWANLRLAELRLNANDVQQAKATLSQINGEEDKRFAKILKGLKKQIKKRA, encoded by the coding sequence ATGAACGTCAAAAAAGTATCTTCACGTTTGTTATGTGCGGCAGCCGTATCGATTGCACTTACCAGCGCAGGCGCGTTCGCGCTAAATAATGACAGCATAAAAAATACAGATAGCACGAGTATTGAGATGCTTGATGCACGTTTTAAGCAAGGTGATTATGAGTTCGTCATAGAAGCGCTTGAAGATGTGAAGGCGAAAACGCCCAAGCAATACAATATCCTTATTTCTGCGCTAATGAATATAGACCTAGATGACGCCGAAGAAGTGGCTGATGAATTTGTGAAAAATTACAACAGCGATTACCGTGCTTATCACACTCACGCGAATGTGATGGGAGCGCAAGCATCCAACAGTATTTTCTCTGCACTTGGCTATGCTGAAAAGGCCAAGCAGAGCTTGGAAACTGCCGTTACGTTAGCACCTGATGAAGTCGGTGTATATCAAGCTCTCATGCAGTTTCACCTAATGGCCCCCTCTATTGCTGGGGGAGACATGGATGAAGCTGAAAAGCTTGCTGATAAAATAGCCACCCTCGATGCCCTTGAAGGGCAATTCGCCAAAGCGAAGTTTTACCTTCAAGACGATCAGGTAGACAAGGCCGTCGAAATATATGCCACCCTTGCTCAGCAAAATGAGGCAAAGATCCGCGCCAACCTTGAACTAGGTACACACTATTTAACTGATGAGCGTTTTCAAAATGCCTTCGAAACCTTATCAGTCTTGTTGAACGAATCTGTAGAGACTGTGACAGATAAAGAATCTGAGCAATGGGAAGCTTACGCTGAAAACAAAAGCAATTTGCTTTATGGCAAGTACCGCATGGGGCTCCTTGCAGTGCAAAGCGGTGAATATACAGATAGCGGCATAACTGCACTCGAGCAATATATTGAAGAGTACAATACCACAAGTATTGAAACTGCCCACTTGCCAAATATGAATTGGGCTAACTTGCGTTTGGCCGAGCTTCGGTTAAATGCCAATGATGTTCAGCAAGCGAAAGCGACCTTGTCACAAATCAACGGTGAAGAAGACAAGCGGTTTGCCAAAATATTGAAAGGACTTAAAAAGCAAATAAAAAAGCGAGCTTAG
- a CDS encoding alpha-galactosidase — protein MSSLSSFVRLSNDKTTLIFDCQGRMPKVIYYGAPLSSATTPEMLSVLNTRQEAKCAPVIEPPITLVPTHGEGWTGQPGLEVSGNTDQWAAGFSLQKINRTDNAVAFIATDEARCMRLTTTVELDDHTSVVKYVTRLENIGDSTLNLHYLNAASLPLPTTVSKIKTFEGRWSAEFQTTDHDLFFGSYVRENRRGKTSHDTFPGLIAFAPGTGELQGECYGYHLGASANHRLRAELMADGRSYVQFGELLFPGEVTLAAGESYTTPVLYTGFGDAGFSSLSQQFHRFVRANILNHSADSKPRPVHYNTWEGIYFDHNEDTLKALADKVAPLGIERFVLDDGWFKGRRHDKAGLGDWFVDEAIYPQGLDGLIDHVTNLGMEFGIWFEPEMVNPDSDLYRAHPEWALHTENNPQVPFRNQYVLDLTNPEVVEYLYKVITDVLTAYPKISYIKWDMNRDVNHPGNLQGKPAMHGQMAALYSLIDRVKAAHPGIEIESCCSGGGRVDLGILPHTDRFWTSDSNDALDRLYIQRGFSYFFPSEVMGAHVGPRDCHITGRNLPIEIRSAVALFGHMGIEMDPRELTEHEQKVLTDAISLYKQYRHITHSGDLYRLDDDGLNVKFGYMSKDKSEGIFAYNSVKETLRTTPTRFYFAGLDASKQYIVERVWPEKLKEYTPSILQQIDGEVFSGEVLMKYGMQLPVLFPQTALIYTVKAV, from the coding sequence ATGTCGTCACTTTCTTCATTCGTTCGTCTCTCGAACGATAAAACCACACTTATCTTTGACTGTCAGGGACGAATGCCAAAAGTTATTTATTATGGTGCACCCTTAAGTAGCGCGACAACGCCTGAAATGCTAAGTGTGTTAAACACGCGCCAAGAAGCAAAGTGCGCACCTGTGATTGAGCCGCCAATTACACTCGTGCCAACACATGGCGAAGGTTGGACAGGACAACCCGGCTTAGAAGTATCGGGCAACACCGATCAATGGGCAGCTGGCTTCAGTCTTCAGAAAATTAATCGCACAGACAACGCGGTGGCATTTATTGCAACCGACGAAGCACGCTGTATGAGATTAACAACAACCGTTGAGCTTGATGACCACACATCGGTCGTAAAGTATGTAACGAGACTAGAAAATATCGGGGATAGCACGTTAAATCTACATTATCTTAACGCAGCTAGCCTTCCTCTACCTACCACGGTATCTAAAATTAAGACATTTGAAGGACGTTGGTCGGCAGAGTTTCAGACTACCGATCACGATCTATTTTTTGGTAGTTATGTTCGCGAAAACCGTCGTGGTAAGACATCACATGATACCTTTCCTGGTTTGATCGCCTTTGCGCCTGGCACTGGTGAACTGCAAGGCGAATGTTACGGTTACCACTTAGGTGCATCGGCAAATCATAGACTTCGTGCAGAATTAATGGCTGACGGAAGAAGTTATGTGCAGTTTGGCGAATTGTTGTTTCCTGGTGAAGTGACTTTGGCTGCGGGCGAAAGCTATACCACCCCAGTACTTTACACCGGTTTTGGTGATGCTGGCTTTTCGTCACTTTCACAACAGTTTCATCGTTTTGTTCGCGCCAACATACTCAACCACAGTGCTGACTCTAAACCTCGCCCAGTTCACTACAACACTTGGGAGGGTATTTACTTTGACCACAACGAAGATACGTTAAAAGCACTGGCAGACAAAGTTGCACCATTAGGCATAGAGCGATTCGTGTTAGACGACGGATGGTTTAAAGGAAGACGACACGACAAAGCAGGCTTAGGTGATTGGTTTGTCGATGAAGCAATCTATCCGCAAGGTCTAGATGGGCTAATTGATCACGTTACCAACTTAGGCATGGAGTTTGGTATTTGGTTCGAACCTGAAATGGTTAACCCAGATAGCGACTTGTACCGCGCTCATCCCGAGTGGGCATTACATACCGAGAACAACCCTCAAGTTCCATTTAGAAATCAGTATGTCCTTGACCTAACAAACCCAGAAGTCGTTGAGTATCTCTATAAAGTGATTACCGATGTGCTCACAGCATATCCGAAAATCAGCTATATCAAATGGGACATGAATCGCGACGTAAATCACCCGGGCAACCTTCAAGGTAAACCTGCAATGCACGGTCAAATGGCCGCGTTATACTCGCTTATAGACCGTGTTAAAGCAGCTCACCCAGGCATTGAAATAGAAAGTTGTTGTTCAGGTGGCGGACGCGTAGATCTAGGAATTCTGCCCCATACTGACCGTTTCTGGACATCAGATTCCAACGACGCTCTAGACCGTTTATATATCCAGCGCGGTTTCTCATACTTTTTCCCTTCAGAAGTAATGGGCGCTCACGTAGGCCCGCGCGACTGTCATATTACAGGGCGCAACTTGCCTATTGAAATCCGAAGTGCTGTCGCTTTATTTGGCCATATGGGCATTGAAATGGATCCGCGAGAGCTTACCGAGCACGAGCAAAAAGTACTAACAGACGCCATTTCACTGTACAAGCAGTATCGCCATATTACCCATAGTGGTGACTTATATCGTCTGGATGACGACGGCTTGAACGTGAAGTTTGGGTATATGTCAAAAGATAAAAGTGAAGGCATATTTGCCTATAACAGCGTGAAAGAAACCCTTCGAACTACACCAACTCGATTTTACTTTGCCGGTCTTGATGCCAGCAAGCAATACATTGTCGAGCGCGTGTGGCCAGAGAAGCTAAAAGAATACACGCCGTCGATTCTGCAACAAATCGACGGAGAGGTATTCTCAGGTGAAGTATTGATGAAATACGGTATGCAACTCCCCGTACTTTTCCCTCAAACCGCGCTGATTTACACAGTCAAAGCGGTGTAA